A window from Pangasianodon hypophthalmus isolate fPanHyp1 chromosome 16, fPanHyp1.pri, whole genome shotgun sequence encodes these proteins:
- the rnd1a gene encoding rho family GTPase 1a, translating into MKERRVSEPLVVRCKLVLVGDVQCGKTAMLQVLAKDCYPETYIPTVFENYTSGLEIEEQHIELSLWDTSGSPYYDNVRPLCYSDSDAVLLCFDISRPDTVDSSLKKWKTEIMDFCPNARILLVACKTDLRTDVCTLMELSTQKMAPISQEQGSSLAKQLGAEAYLECSAFTSEKSIHSVFRSAALACLDKLQPPIKPSPAHRKRLLHLPSKSELLSSSFSKERTKSCSVM; encoded by the exons ATGAAGGAGAGGAGAGTAAGCGAGCCGCTGGTGGTCCGCTGTAAACTGGTGTTAGTGGGAGATGTTCAGTGCGGGAAAACGGCTATGTTACAAGTCTTGGCAAAGGACTGCTACCCTGAG ACGTACATCCCGACAGTGTTTGAAAACTACACGTCAGGCCTGGAAATAGAAGAACAACACATTGAGCTTAGTCTGTGGGACACATCAG GTTCTCCATATTACGATAACGTCAGGCCACTCTGCTATAGCGACTCTGATGCTGTGCTGCTCTGTTTTGACATCAGCCGACCTGACACTGTTGACAGCTCTCTGAAAAAG TGGAAGACAGAGATCATGGATTTCTGCCCCAACGCACGCATCCTCCTGGTTGCCTGTAAGACAGACCTGCGCACTGACGTGTGCACACTGATGGAGCTGTCCACGCAAAAAATGGCCCCAATTTCTCAAGAACAG GGGTCTTCACTAGCAAAGCAGTTGGGAGCCGAGGCATATCTGGAGTGTTCCGCGTTTACATCAGAGAAAAGCATTCACAGCGTGTTTCGTTCAGCAGCCCTGGCCTGCCTGGACAAGCTTCAGCCGCCTATCAAGCCAAGCCCCGCCCACCGGAAACGCCTCTTGCACCTGCCCAGCAAGAGTGAGCTTCTGAGTTCGTCCTTCAGCAAAGAGAGGACCAAGAGCTGTTCTGTCATGTGA